The region GCTTCAATGGCTGTATCTGAGCCAATCGAACCTAATGAAATACCGACAGTGGCATTAGCAAGAGCTGGGCCATCGTTAATGCCATCACCTAGCATGATTGCACCGCCCTCATTATTGAGTCTAGCAATGAGATTGAGTTTTTCATCTGGTTTTAAATTGTATTCGATATTTTCAATTTTTAAGCTCAAACCAATACGTTTGGCTGTATGTTCATGATCACCTGTTAGCATCCATGTATTTAAATCTTGATCATGAAGCTCTTTAATAGTTTCTGCTGCATTTTCTCTAACAGCGTCGATGAAGGTCAAAAGACAAAGCGTACTATCAATACTTAAAATGCAATAGCTTTGCCCTTCTTCTAAAATCTTTGAGATTTTGTCTTGCAATTGTGTTTGTTTGCTCTCGTCTAAAGAAGAAAGGATATGCTTGCTGTGGCCCACAAGGACATGCTCATAATTGGACCCAATCAAAACATCTGCCTTAATTCCAAGGCCTGGCATTTCTTTCATGTTTTTTATTTCGAGTTTTTCCAATTTTTGATCCTTAGCATGGCAACAGATGGCTTTTGCAATGGGGTGAGTGGAATAGAGTTCTAAAGAATAGGCAATTTTTAATACGTCTTCTTTTGAAAGTGTGCCTTCGATTATGATCACATCATTGAGTTCTAATACAGATTTTGTCAGCGTACCTGTTTTGTCAAAAGCGACATGTTGACATGTATGGATTGCATCCAGCACAAAACCGCCTTTTAAAAGAATCCCTTTTTTTGCGCAGCTAGAAAGCGCGCTCAAATAGGCTGTTGGCGTAGCAATAATGAGTGCGCAAGGGCTTGCTGCAATCAAAAAAGCAAGCGAGCGATAAATCGAGCCGTCAAAACCCAAATAGTGCTCTACTGCAAAAAAGGGCAGTGTGATGGCAAAAAAAAGCGCTAGCAAAATAATACTAACGGCATATTTGGGCCCTACCTTATCAAGTGTTTGTTGCACTTGAGGTTTTGTGTGTTGCGCTTTTGTCACAAGCTCAATGATTTTAGCTAGCGTTGAGGAAGAGCTTTTGGTTGTTACCTGCATTTCAATTGCGCCTTCTAAATTTTGACTTCCTGCAGGAACGCTGTCCTTTTCCTGCACGGTTTGAGGCATGTTTTCACCAGTGAGGTGGGATAAATTAAGCGATGTTGTTCCTTTTGTCACGACACCATCAAGAGGGATAATTTGTCCAGGCTTAATCAAAATAATCGCACCCGCGTCAATATCTTTGATAGATTTGACCACGTGCTCGCCATTTTCAATCACAGTAGCTGTTTTCGGAGTGAGTTTGTGTAAAGTTTGAATCGCCGACGTGGTTTTTGAAAGCGCTGCATCTTCCAAAGCACCTGAAATGGCAAACAACACCAGCAAAAGTCCGCCTTCTAGTGCAGAATCAATTAAAATAGAAAAAAAAGCAGCTAAGGTCATGAGTACATCGATGTTAATTTTAAGTTTTTTGAGATCTTCGATAGAGGCGATGAGCGCTGGAATCCCTGCAAAAAAATAGACAAATAACAAAAAGAAATTGGAAATGGCAAAATGGGTAAAATGAAATCCAAAAGACAGAACTAAAAAAGCCGTTGAAAGACAAGCAGCTTTTAAGCTCAAATGCTTGGATAAACCCCGCCCGCGTCTTTCAATCAAAGGACTTTTGTACTCTTCTTCGCTTGCAAAAAATTCTTCAAATTCAACAGCAAGATCCATAATGCCTCACATTAGCATTTGTAATAAAAAATAGACGCATCCAAAAGAAAGGCCAAATAAAGCAAGTTGCCAGACAGTGCTTGGAATGATGCGATTATTTTGATGTTTGGCAAATAAAATGGCGCAAATAAACAAAATCGAAATGCTTGTGATCAAACATCCGAGCCATCCATAAAAAAATGTCATAAAAATGACAAAAAAACCAGAGATTAATCCTCCACAAAGCGCACCAAATCCCTGTTTTAGGGGATGGACTTGGCAATAAATGGAAATGCCTAACTCTTCTTCTAACATGACTTGAAGTAAGCGACTATCGTCTTGGATCAATTGGTTCACGACATCATCCAAAAGCTTTCCTTCAAACCCTTTGAGCGCATAAATTTCTCTAAGCTCCTGTTTTTCTACAGCGCGATTTTCTTCAATCTCTTTTTTTTCTTGCAACATCACGCGATGCAGCTTTTCCAAACGTGTCCACCCTAAAAAACACGATCTTCCTGTGTGCCATGCAACAAACCCGATAGCAAAAACACTCATCAACACCACTTGCTGTTGGATCGGTATTTGCAGTTGAGCAAAAAAGAGTGCCAAAAAGGGCAAAAGTGTGACCAAAGTTTTTGCGGTATCAATAAAAGCGTTTTTTACGCCGCTAGGTTCAATGCCGTGCGCTTCGTGCCCTGCAACATGTCCACGGCCGCGTGCTTCTAAAAGATGTGAAAAGGTGTCTTTTCCTTTGTAATGTTCTTGTATGTCATTCATTGTATGACCGTTTTTCCATCGAGATATTTTTGAAGTACGTCAGGAACCATAATAGAGCCATCGTTTTGTTGGTAATGCTCTAAAAGTGAGACCATCAAACGAGAGGTGGCAAGGCCAGAACCATTCAGGGTGTGTACAAGTTTGGTTATTCCATCTTCTTTGTAACGCACACTAAGACGTCTTGCTTGAAAATCGGTGCAGTTGGAAATCGAAGAGCATTCATAGTAGCGTCCTTGACCAGGGAGCCACAATTCAATGTCCACTGTTTTGGCGCTAGCAAAAGGCATATCTTGTGTGCACAAAAGCATGATGCGATAGTGCAAACCCAAAGCTTGAAGCATTTCTTCTGCCACGCTAACCATTTCATCAAACATGGCAGCACTTTGCTCTTGCGTGGTATAGGCAAACATTTCGATTTTATTGAATTGATGTGTGCGAATAAGGCCGCGATCTTGTTTTCCATGGGCGCCTGCTTCTCTTCGAAAACAGGGAGTATAAGCAAAAAGCTTTTTGGGCAATTCTTCAAGCAAAAAAATTTCGTCTTGATGCAAAGCGCCCAAAGCCGATTCTGATGTAGGAATCAAGTAAAGTTCAAAATCTTCATCATGGATTTTGAAAAATTGACCCTCAAATTTTGGCAATTGACCGCACCCTTGCATCATTTCAGGACGCACCATCAAAGGAACTTGGCGCATTTCAAACCCATGTTTTTTTTGGGTGTCGATCATAAAATTGATAAGAGCCCATTCAAGTTCTGCACCTTTAGCGTTGTAAACAGGAAAACCACTTCCAGAAACCTTTGCACCACGTTTAAAATCAAAAAGATCGAGTTTTTCACTGAGTTCAAGATGATTAAGAGGCTTAAAAGAAAAGGCGGGTTTTTCTAAGTGATGCTTAATTTCCACATTGTCTTTATCATCGAGGCCAAAAGGAATGTCTTGAAAAGGAATGTTGGGAATAAAAAGCGCTTTTGAAAAAAATTCTTCATGTTCGTTATTCAATTCATCTTCAAGCTGTTTGATTTCATTTCCAAACGTGGCCACTTTTTCCAAAATACTATTCACATTTTCGCCTTTGCGTTTTTTCTCTCCGACCTCTTTGGATATTTGGTTGCGCTTAGCTTTTAGGGATTCAATTTTTGTTTTTAATTGACGCGTGGATTCTTCAAGTTCCAGTAAGCGCTCTATGGATAAATCAGGCTGTTTTTCTAAAAGCTTTTTTTGAGATTCAACACTCTCTTTTAAATCTTTTAAATCTAACATGGACTCATCATAGATTTTGGAACAAAAGCTGTCAAATATTTCCAGATATGTTACACTTTGTTCTATGTTAAAAAAACGGATCAAATCAACAACTTTAAAAAATCCTCTTGTCTTACGCTACCATCGTTTGATGGACGCTTTTGCCAAATCGGATGATGAGAGAGATTTTTATCTCGACAAGACAGAGGGAGGTATTCTTTACCTCGATTTGGAAAAAACGCAGGAAGAGATTGATAAAGCCGAAAAAGAGATTGCAGAGTATCAAGGGCGTTTTTTTTTAATTCCCAAACTGACCTTTTATGAAATCAAAAAGATTATGGAAGGGTTTGTGAATGAAAAAGTATATGATATTGATACAAAAGAAAAATTGCTCGATATCATCCATTCCAAAGATGCAAGAGAAAATTTTCTAGAATTTATCTATGATAATTTATCAGAGCTGGAAAAATGGCAACAATACTACCAAGAACGTTTCCGTGTGCGCATCATCGAATGGTTGCGTCAAAATGCATTCCATTTTGTCTTTGAAGAAGATCTAGAGTTAGGAAGAGTGATTGTGGAAAGAGTTAAAGAGACGCAATTTCAACCCAAAGTCTCCAGAGAAATTGCCCAGGCAAGAGCGCAGCTTGAAAACAAAGCCAAAACTTACTATTCATCCGAAGCACTCAATCCAAGACCCAAAAGAGGACGTCCACCCAAGCAGGTTATCAAAGTGGTTGTCGAATTGGAATTTTCTCGCGATCTATACAACCAGATGCCCATACCTCTAAGACCCTTTCTATACATCCCTGATATTACCAATGCAGCCAATGTGACCTTCAGTTCACGCTTTGAAACAGAAGAGCAGTTCTTGGCCAACATTCGTTCTACTGGAGCGCATCCTGAAATGAACACAAAGTTTGCCGCTCTTTCAAAACGTTTAGATTCTCTAAAATCCCTTTCAGATCGCCTCGTTAGCTTGCAAAAAGAAGGAGTTTTAAAAGGAATTTCCAAAGAAGAAATCACCGTGGGCAAAGGACAAAAAGTTCTTGGTATTGCGAAAGAAGTGTTGCCAAAAGGAAAAAAAGAGGGGATCAAAGAGGTTCCAGACGATGGCCTATTTACCCCAAAATCTTTAAGACGCAGAAAAAAACGAAAATAATATATGTCCGAAATCCATATAAAACGAGCGCTCCTTTGTCTTGAAAAGATGCTGCTTTGCCGCGAAACCGATCGCAAACAAGCCCTCGTTTCCAAGCAAAACAAGGGAGGCAACTTCCATCTATGCAATGATGGACATGAATTGATTGGTGTGCTCTCAGCACTCCATCTCAGACCCAAAAAAGATTTTGCGCTCTGTTATTATCGCGATCGTGGATTTCCCATTGGGCTTGGTGCCGATATCGTCCAGCTCATGGGAGCACACCTTGCAAGAGACACTAAAGAGCATTCCGCAGGACGCATGATGCCCGAGCACTTTTGCTCTAAAGAATTGCGTCTAATTTGCCAATCGAGCGTTGTCGGCTCGCAACTATTGCAAGCTGCCGGCGTGGCAAAAAGCTGCAAACTAAAAAAGACCGATGAGGTGGTCTACGTCTCTATTGGAGAGGGAGGCACATCACAAGGCGATTTTCACGAAGCACTCAATTTTGCTGCTCTTCACAAACTACCCGTCCTCTTTGTGGTCCAAGATAATGGCTATGCGATTTCTGTTCCAAGAGAAGAACAAACCGCAGGAAATAACATTGCCAATATTGCCAAAGGTTACGAAGGTCTTACAGTTTTTGACATCGATGGCACCGATTTTATCGAGGTTGATACAACACTTAAAACAGCCATCCCACTTTTGCAAAAAGGGCCTGTATTTATCCGTGCGCGCGTTTTGCGTTTAGGTGCGCATAGCAGCTCAGATAATCAGTTTAAGTATCGCACACAAGAACAACTCGATGAGGCAACAAAAAAAGACCCCATCGTAAAACTAGAAAAACTCTTAATAGAAAACGGCATTACACTCAAAGAAATCGAAGAGCTCAAAGAGAAGATTCGAAATCAAGTGGATCTGGCAAGCAAAGAAGCGCAAAAAATCCCTCATCCAGATCCCGCAACCGTCCAAGATCATCTCTTTGCACCCTACAATCCCAAAAACACACTCAAGGAAGAAGTTTCTGTGCAAGAAAAAATCGTGATGATCGATGCGATCAACAATGCACTCAAAGAAGAGATGCAACAAGATCCTTCCATCATTGTGTTTGGACAAGATGTGGCAGGGGAAAAAGGCGGCGTTTTCGGAGCCACACGCGAGTTGACACATCTTTTTGGAAAAGAACGCTGTTTCAATACACCACTTGCCGAGAGCACTATTATCGGTGTTGCTATTGGCATGTCAATGACAGGCTACCACAAACCCGTTGTCGAAGTGCAATTTGCTGATTATCTTTGGACCGGTATCAATCAACTTTTCAATGAGCTCAGCTCCATGTATTATCGTTCCAATGGCATGTTTAGCTGTCCTGTGACTATTCGCACACCTTGCGGAGGCTACATCCAGGGCGGGCCTTACCATTCGCAAAACATTGAGGGTTTTTTAGCCCACTGCCCAGGTCTCAAAATTGCTGTGCCCACAACTGCCAAAGATGCTAAAGCTTTGCTTAAAGCTGCTATCCAGGATCCTAATCCCACAATTATTCTCGAGCACAAAGGACTCTATCGCCAACGCCATGTGTCTGCGACACGAGAGCCCAAAAAAGATGA is a window of Chlamydiota bacterium DNA encoding:
- the zosA gene encoding Zinc-transporting ATPase, which produces MDLAVEFEEFFASEEEYKSPLIERRGRGLSKHLSLKAACLSTAFLVLSFGFHFTHFAISNFFLLFVYFFAGIPALIASIEDLKKLKINIDVLMTLAAFFSILIDSALEGGLLLVLFAISGALEDAALSKTTSAIQTLHKLTPKTATVIENGEHVVKSIKDIDAGAIILIKPGQIIPLDGVVTKGTTSLNLSHLTGENMPQTVQEKDSVPAGSQNLEGAIEMQVTTKSSSSTLAKIIELVTKAQHTKPQVQQTLDKVGPKYAVSIILLALFFAITLPFFAVEHYLGFDGSIYRSLAFLIAASPCALIIATPTAYLSALSSCAKKGILLKGGFVLDAIHTCQHVAFDKTGTLTKSVLELNDVIIIEGTLSKEDVLKIAYSLELYSTHPIAKAICCHAKDQKLEKLEIKNMKEMPGLGIKADVLIGSNYEHVLVGHSKHILSSLDESKQTQLQDKISKILEEGQSYCILSIDSTLCLLTFIDAVRENAAETIKELHDQDLNTWMLTGDHEHTAKRIGLSLKIENIEYNLKPDEKLNLIARLNNEGGAIMLGDGINDGPALANATVGISLGSIGSDTAIEASDVVFLNDDIQLLSWLIHKAKQTKRIVFQNLFFATCVIVLTSLSALFGIVPLWLAVVLHEGGTILVAINGLRLIRTT
- the serS gene encoding Serine--tRNA ligase gives rise to the protein MLDLKDLKESVESQKKLLEKQPDLSIERLLELEESTRQLKTKIESLKAKRNQISKEVGEKKRKGENVNSILEKVATFGNEIKQLEDELNNEHEEFFSKALFIPNIPFQDIPFGLDDKDNVEIKHHLEKPAFSFKPLNHLELSEKLDLFDFKRGAKVSGSGFPVYNAKGAELEWALINFMIDTQKKHGFEMRQVPLMVRPEMMQGCGQLPKFEGQFFKIHDEDFELYLIPTSESALGALHQDEIFLLEELPKKLFAYTPCFRREAGAHGKQDRGLIRTHQFNKIEMFAYTTQEQSAAMFDEMVSVAEEMLQALGLHYRIMLLCTQDMPFASAKTVDIELWLPGQGRYYECSSISNCTDFQARRLSVRYKEDGITKLVHTLNGSGLATSRLMVSLLEHYQQNDGSIMVPDVLQKYLDGKTVIQ
- the bfmBAB_2 gene encoding 2-oxoisovalerate dehydrogenase subunit beta yields the protein MSEIHIKRALLCLEKMLLCRETDRKQALVSKQNKGGNFHLCNDGHELIGVLSALHLRPKKDFALCYYRDRGFPIGLGADIVQLMGAHLARDTKEHSAGRMMPEHFCSKELRLICQSSVVGSQLLQAAGVAKSCKLKKTDEVVYVSIGEGGTSQGDFHEALNFAALHKLPVLFVVQDNGYAISVPREEQTAGNNIANIAKGYEGLTVFDIDGTDFIEVDTTLKTAIPLLQKGPVFIRARVLRLGAHSSSDNQFKYRTQEQLDEATKKDPIVKLEKLLIENGITLKEIEELKEKIRNQVDLASKEAQKIPHPDPATVQDHLFAPYNPKNTLKEEVSVQEKIVMIDAINNALKEEMQQDPSIIVFGQDVAGEKGGVFGATRELTHLFGKERCFNTPLAESTIIGVAIGMSMTGYHKPVVEVQFADYLWTGINQLFNELSSMYYRSNGMFSCPVTIRTPCGGYIQGGPYHSQNIEGFLAHCPGLKIAVPTTAKDAKALLKAAIQDPNPTIILEHKGLYRQRHVSATREPKKDELLPFGIAQKLHHGEKLTVVSYQMMSVMALDIIQKHSLDVDLIDLRTCVPYDIEMIKESVKKTGKLLLLQEAAKEHGFMAEIAARLSEELFEYLDAPIKRMGAKECPVPYSKILENAALPQPQEIEEAILKLLRY